A portion of the Maylandia zebra isolate NMK-2024a linkage group LG9, Mzebra_GT3a, whole genome shotgun sequence genome contains these proteins:
- the pomp gene encoding proteasome maturation protein, whose protein sequence is MCRHQNETLPDTAVYRKERGTNEVTMNSRGLRSQLKDSVPVAGFSPQGAYGVQDSLRSGFTSVKNELLPSHPLELSEKNFQLNQDKMNFSTLRNIQGLHAPLKLQMEYRAARQIQRLPFLQSSNLALDTLRNSDESIGFEDVLNDPAHSEVMGEPHMMVEYKLGLL, encoded by the exons ATGTGTCGTCATCAAAACGAGACGTTACCGGATACAGCAGTGTATCGAAAGGAAAGGGGAACAAACGAAGTGACAATG AATTCCAGAGGACTTCGCTCTCAGCTTAAGGACAGTGTACCTGTGGCTGGGTTCTCTCCACAGGGAGCTTACGGAGTGCAGGACTCCCTCCGTAGTGG ATTTACCAGTGTTAAGAATGAACTGCTTCCAAGCCACCCGCTGGAGCTGTCAGAAAAAAAT TTCCAATTGAACCAGGATAAGATGAATTTCTCAACACTCAGAAACATCCAGGGTCTTCACGCTCCTCTAAAACTGCAAATGGAGTACAGGGCGGCCCGACAG ATCCAGCGTCTCCCATTCCTACAGAGCTCAAATTTGGCTCTCGATACGCTGCGAAACAGCGATGAGTCCATTGGATTTGAAGACGTCCTCAACG ATCCAGCCCACAGTGAAGTGATGGGTGAGCCACACATGATGGTGGAGTACAAATTGGGATTGTTGTGA